In Pectobacterium aroidearum, the following are encoded in one genomic region:
- a CDS encoding putative holin has protein sequence MKKIKKPRLTGWIVTSAFLFAVIGLISPQQLPVTVYKLSLISLAAVLGYWLDRSLFPKARPGLFLEQGDEPAPRGRFPVRDGHHTVFAAAMLRRALIVSAVCIGVAMGL, from the coding sequence GTGAAAAAAATCAAAAAACCGCGTCTTACCGGCTGGATTGTGACATCCGCTTTCCTCTTTGCTGTTATCGGGCTGATTTCACCGCAGCAGCTTCCCGTCACCGTCTATAAGCTCTCGCTTATTTCACTCGCCGCAGTATTAGGCTATTGGCTGGATCGCTCGCTGTTTCCTAAAGCGCGTCCCGGTTTGTTCCTCGAACAAGGGGATGAACCTGCGCCGCGCGGACGCTTCCCGGTTCGGGACGGCCACCACACCGTCTTTGCCGCGGCGATGTTGCGGCGTGCGCTGATTGTGTCCGCTGTCTGCATCGGCGTAGCGATGGGGTTGTGA
- a CDS encoding transglycosylase SLT domain-containing protein: MRYLFITLLFSPIFFSAAACADTIPRAAQTYRSDVIRSARLDWGMNAPIADFAAQLHQESGWNPRAVSPVGAQGLAQFMPTTADWFSGIVPELRANQPFNPAWAIRALTGYDHWLWTRISASNDCERMAMTLSSYNGGLGWLQRDKQRAKIAEKDILRWFGHVETVNAGRSAANWRENRHYPDRILHQLAPRYLSWGRASCVE; this comes from the coding sequence ATGCGCTACCTTTTCATCACGCTGCTTTTTAGCCCGATATTTTTTAGTGCTGCGGCCTGCGCTGACACGATCCCTCGTGCCGCGCAGACGTACCGCAGTGATGTTATCCGTAGCGCACGGCTGGATTGGGGCATGAATGCCCCGATTGCGGACTTTGCCGCGCAGCTGCATCAGGAAAGTGGCTGGAATCCACGTGCTGTCTCTCCCGTCGGCGCACAGGGGCTGGCGCAGTTTATGCCGACAACCGCTGACTGGTTTAGCGGTATTGTTCCTGAACTTCGCGCAAATCAACCGTTTAATCCAGCCTGGGCTATCCGTGCTCTGACAGGCTATGACCACTGGCTATGGACGCGAATCAGCGCCAGCAATGATTGCGAACGCATGGCAATGACCTTGTCGTCCTACAACGGCGGGCTTGGTTGGTTACAGCGTGATAAACAGCGCGCGAAGATCGCCGAGAAAGACATCCTTCGCTGGTTCGGTCATGTGGAAACCGTCAATGCCGGGCGCAGCGCCGCCAACTGGCGTGAGAACCGTCACTATCCCGACCGCATTCTGCATCAGCTGGCACCACGGTATCTGAGTTGGGGGAGGGCGAGCTGTGTGGAATAA